The following coding sequences lie in one Danio rerio strain Tuebingen ecotype United States chromosome 25, GRCz12tu, whole genome shotgun sequence genomic window:
- the LOC101882451 gene encoding neuronal acetylcholine receptor subunit alpha-7 isoform X2, giving the protein MRRRTLYYGLNLLIPCVLISTLALLVFLLPADSGEKISLGITVLLSLTVFMLLVAEIMPATSDSVPLIAQYFATTMVIVGLSVIATVLVLQYHYHDPDGAKMPKWTRVLLLNWCAWFLRMRRPGEDRIRLACHNKPARRSSVSSVELSVSQGALQAAGGNMLYFGFRGMEGVHYTAHESHSVLCSRLMANSEDDVLLPGAQIRGGVTSGIVGGTLELELAKILEEVRYIAKRFRDQDADESVCNEWKFAAAVIDRLCLMAFSIFTILCTIGILMSAPNFVEAISKDFFT; this is encoded by the exons ATGAGGCGGAGGACGCTGTACTACGGGCTGAATCTGTTGATCCCGTGTGTGCTGATCTCCACTCTTGCTCTGCTGGTGTTCCTGCTGCCCGCCGACTCCGGAGAGAAGATATCACTGG GAATCACAGTCCTGCTGTCACTCACCGTCTTCATGCTGCTGGTGGCTGAGATCATGCCTGCCACCTCCGACTCGGTGCCTCTGATTG ctcagTATTTTGCCACCACGATGGTGATTGTGGGCCTGTCAGTGATCGCTACAGTGCTGGTGCTGCAGTATCACTATCATGATCCAGACGGAGCGAAGATGCCCAAATGG ACACGTGTTCTGCTCCTGAACTGGTGTGCGTGGTTTCTCCGTATGCGGCGTCCCGGCGAGGACCGAATTCGTCTGGCCTGCCATAATAAACCAGCCCGTCGCAGCAGTGTGTCCAGCGTGGAGCTGTCGGTCAGCCAGGGGGCGCTGCAGGCCGCCGGCGGGAACATGCTTTATTTTGGCTTCAGAGGGATGGAAGGCGTCCACTACACGGCACACGAATCGCACAGCGTCCTCTGCAGCCGACTGATGGCCAACAGTGAAGATGACGTGCTGTTGCCGGGAGCTCAGATCAGGGGCGGGGTCACAAGTGGGATTGTGGGCGGGACATTGGAACTAGAACTAGCCAAAATTTTGGAGGAGGTGAGATATATCGCTAAACGATTCCGCGACCAGGATGCGGATGAAAGTGTGTGTAACGAGTGGAAGTTTGCGGCGGCGGTAATCGATCGATTGTGTTTAATGGCATTCTCCATTTTTACTATCCTCTGCACTATCGGGATCCTTATGTCGGCACCAAATTTTGTAGAAGCCATTTCGAAAGATTTTTTCacctga